A single region of the Actinoplanes sp. SE50/110 genome encodes:
- a CDS encoding sulfotransferase — protein sequence MALPDFLIAGVPKAGTTALHAALVHHPDLFLSPVKEPKFFLSDGPPPRHGGPGDVQTYQEHVWRREDYEALFAPAPAGARLGEATPFYLHDLGAHDRIKAVRPDVRLILLLRDPVDRAHSNWTHLWNAGLEPEADFLAACRAEPARIEAGWAQFWHYLGLGLYGRQLEHLYQRFPREQVLLLRYKELKDAPAATLDRVCAFLGVRTGLLTAIPKENVNRHVVEDNGLNRVLRGLLRAGGGFGQHFPVPLRLAARGPLLTLLHRKKGARPVTTPAERAELLPYFAEDIALLQDITGERYDDWLSVDRHARAPETPPVQ from the coding sequence ATGGCACTTCCCGACTTCCTGATCGCCGGTGTGCCCAAGGCCGGCACCACGGCCCTGCACGCGGCACTGGTGCACCACCCCGACCTGTTCCTGTCGCCGGTCAAGGAGCCCAAGTTCTTCCTCTCCGACGGGCCGCCGCCGCGGCACGGCGGTCCGGGTGACGTGCAGACCTACCAGGAGCACGTCTGGCGGCGCGAGGACTACGAGGCGCTGTTCGCGCCCGCGCCGGCCGGCGCCAGACTGGGCGAGGCCACGCCGTTCTACCTGCACGACCTCGGCGCGCACGACCGCATCAAGGCGGTGCGGCCGGACGTACGGCTGATTCTGCTTCTGCGTGATCCCGTCGATCGGGCGCACTCGAACTGGACCCACCTGTGGAACGCCGGCCTGGAGCCCGAGGCCGACTTCCTGGCCGCGTGCCGGGCCGAGCCCGCCCGGATCGAGGCCGGCTGGGCGCAGTTCTGGCACTACCTGGGCCTGGGGTTGTACGGCCGGCAGCTGGAGCACCTCTACCAGCGCTTCCCGCGCGAGCAGGTGCTGCTGCTGCGCTACAAGGAGCTCAAGGACGCGCCGGCGGCCACCCTGGACCGGGTCTGCGCGTTCCTCGGCGTGCGCACCGGGCTGCTCACCGCGATCCCGAAGGAGAACGTCAACCGGCACGTCGTGGAGGACAACGGACTGAACCGGGTGCTGCGCGGGCTGCTGCGCGCCGGCGGCGGTTTCGGTCAGCACTTCCCGGTGCCGCTGCGGCTGGCCGCCCGCGGCCCGCTGCTCACCCTGCTGCACCGCAAGAAGGGTGCGCGCCCGGTGACCACCCCGGCCGAGCGGGCGGAGCTGCTGCCCTACTTCGCCGAGGACATCGCGCTGCTGCAGGACATCACCGGCGAGCGGTACGACGACTGGCTCAGTGTGGACCGACACGCCCGCGCGCCGGAAACCCCACCCGTTCAATAG
- a CDS encoding N,N-dimethylformamidase beta subunit family domain-containing protein produces the protein MPSSRRSVVKAGVFGAVALGGGLSATRPTTSQVSATILENRFQGNKGWLPQENVNDAARQIQGFASATSVNKGDTIDFHVTLATPQHFTVQLFRLGHYRGVGGRLVHTSPNLSGSTRVVPTVDPVTGTVDCGDWPAAYSFKVPPGWVSGLYLAVFRTQDGHRSVTPFVVRDDSRRSDFVMVVPFTTYNAYNVWPADGRNGKSLYKGYRPDGLMGDATQRAYEVSFNRPFSGGGRPTWFDIDVATAQWMESQRYDVTYVSSIDLHEGRVDPSRHRALIFSGHDEYWTASMRDVVQKAITGNTHVAFLAANNLYWNIRIEADARGTSGRIVTCYKGAPDPAPDPIGETTLWRNLGTGQEHAEARLLGVQYRGILATPVPMVVQNTQHWLWAGTGLKDGDTIRDLVAVEADGFESDLPTDYESTQTLLSASPYTDRMGRGDRVQNTSVCETPNGTIMFVAGTFHWPLALVKSKVTDARIQRATKNLFDRFLR, from the coding sequence TTGCCCTCGTCTCGTCGTTCCGTCGTCAAGGCGGGAGTGTTCGGCGCGGTGGCCCTCGGCGGCGGTCTGAGCGCCACCCGCCCCACCACCTCGCAGGTCAGCGCCACCATCCTGGAGAACCGGTTCCAGGGCAACAAGGGCTGGCTGCCGCAGGAGAACGTGAACGACGCCGCCCGGCAGATCCAGGGCTTCGCCTCCGCGACCTCGGTCAACAAGGGCGACACGATCGACTTCCACGTCACCCTCGCGACGCCGCAGCACTTCACCGTCCAGCTGTTCCGGCTCGGTCACTACCGGGGCGTCGGGGGCCGGCTGGTGCACACCAGCCCCAACCTGTCCGGCAGCACGAGGGTGGTGCCCACGGTGGACCCGGTCACCGGAACGGTGGACTGCGGTGACTGGCCCGCGGCGTACTCGTTCAAGGTCCCGCCGGGCTGGGTCTCCGGTCTCTACCTCGCGGTCTTCCGCACCCAGGACGGGCACCGCTCGGTCACCCCGTTCGTGGTGCGCGACGACAGCCGCCGCTCCGACTTCGTCATGGTGGTGCCGTTCACCACCTACAACGCGTACAACGTGTGGCCGGCCGACGGCCGTAACGGCAAGAGCCTGTACAAGGGCTACCGGCCGGACGGCCTGATGGGCGACGCCACCCAGCGGGCGTACGAGGTGTCCTTCAATCGTCCGTTCTCCGGTGGGGGCCGTCCCACCTGGTTCGACATCGACGTCGCCACCGCGCAGTGGATGGAGTCGCAGCGGTACGACGTCACCTATGTCAGCAGCATCGACCTGCACGAGGGCCGGGTCGACCCCAGCCGGCACCGGGCGCTGATCTTCTCCGGGCACGACGAGTACTGGACCGCTTCCATGCGGGACGTCGTGCAGAAGGCGATCACCGGCAACACCCACGTCGCGTTCCTGGCGGCGAACAACCTGTACTGGAACATCCGGATCGAGGCGGACGCGCGCGGCACCTCCGGCCGGATCGTCACCTGCTACAAGGGTGCGCCCGACCCGGCGCCCGACCCGATCGGCGAGACCACCCTGTGGCGCAACCTGGGCACCGGCCAGGAGCACGCCGAGGCCCGGCTGCTCGGCGTGCAGTACAGGGGCATCCTGGCCACCCCGGTCCCGATGGTCGTGCAGAACACCCAGCACTGGCTGTGGGCCGGCACCGGTCTCAAGGACGGCGACACGATCCGGGACCTGGTGGCGGTCGAGGCGGACGGCTTCGAGTCGGATCTGCCGACCGACTACGAGTCGACCCAGACGCTGCTGTCCGCCAGCCCGTACACCGACCGGATGGGCCGCGGCGACCGGGTGCAGAACACCAGCGTCTGCGAGACGCCGAACGGCACCATCATGTTCGTCGCCGGCACCTTCCACTGGCCGCTCGCGCTGGTCAAGTCGAAGGTGACCGACGCCCGCATCCAGCGCGCCACCAAGAACCTGTTCGATCGCTTCCTGAGGTAG
- a CDS encoding ABC transporter ATP-binding protein/permease, which yields MRLLRDLWVTSRSRTALAVFLIVLGAAGSSVALALAGSVLVDRSVLLFTVLAGALGAIVLSDVVVGLIAARLTADWAAEVRRGLNRVAFGQDIPTLENTPVGELLDRIDSDVYQVASELRGSGVRIAQSLAVATLSIVTAFFVWWPAGLAMIAVAVLIFITMNKPIQRISAIRIAEEEAWSDLAAVMEEAIHGQDDVRTSLAAPYVLRLYADRAREVLSRGRRVWRTSSRVTMGAGTITRTLIASLVVVGAWALATGHIDGARLTGVWLLALGFGGTLEQITRMVPELQNALGAWGRVQMLRAVPQEPSGGRAPADGDLIVRDLTFRYGEADSGRPPALRGVTLTFARGRSYTLIGRTGSGKSTLAKVLTRAVDVPPGTVFLGGVDLNDLDVEGLRRWTAIVPQRTEILAGTLAENIALFDEDLLPRAGAALDELGLSSWVAGLPDGIGTRLGEGGYKLSAGQEQLVAFARILVRDPQVVILDEATARMDPVTESWVQQATDRLLRGRIGVIVAHRLSSVQRCDEVVVLADGEVLEAGPLRESRRFAELMASSNLTVPAPARDRSGGVLVEERHDWDAAVRLELGPDALSNPLPTVEPPPLPTPPRTRTMREIVRLATNDARYGLGAVSLFVFLVVFGLDGAVLPVLWSRVVDGVGNPMLPAVGIAACLIALIPTLYFTGAWFPEWWVRQMLRISLRLVHGQIGPRRVSKHTPAEVVAQGGDTERVVMLADNLIDNGVALVVVVAMTLTSRSPVPALFFVGTMLLSGLAATLFGPRLEQAARRTVGARAAFATALVSALSAARTVKLAGATEPVLAHLAKLDARRSELQWREIAIQVWARSTPSIASGLLPIGVWSLYLTDRLSAAATLVAVATLGSARWFAWTTASLVSHFPSARVWTARTVAMTGSAEYTAEIPGVDISAGTAPAPAAAARNPLRTLQLRGFSAVHENGAQGVRDIDLTVDRGDLVLVVGPVGSGKSSLLRALAGIVHHTGDLCWNGEPVNEPELFLRPNQVGYVAQLPRVLSGTVADNIRLGHEVDAEDAVTVAQLRHDLSAAGGGLQLLIGHKGTRLSGGQLQRLALARALAPRTELLIADDVSSALDVTTELELWRALRSHGVTVVGSTSKRAALAQADRVVVLIGGKAEDQGTWAELEDRWGHLAG from the coding sequence ATGCGCCTGCTCCGCGACCTGTGGGTTACCTCCCGAAGTCGCACGGCGCTCGCCGTGTTCCTGATCGTGCTCGGCGCCGCCGGCTCGTCCGTCGCGCTGGCGCTCGCCGGATCGGTCCTGGTCGACCGCTCCGTCCTGCTGTTCACCGTGCTGGCCGGGGCACTCGGCGCGATCGTGCTCAGCGACGTCGTGGTCGGCCTGATCGCCGCCCGGCTGACCGCCGACTGGGCCGCCGAGGTCCGCCGCGGGCTCAACCGGGTCGCCTTCGGCCAGGACATCCCCACCCTGGAGAACACGCCGGTCGGCGAGCTGCTCGACCGGATCGACTCGGACGTCTACCAGGTCGCCTCCGAGCTGCGCGGCAGCGGCGTGCGGATCGCGCAGAGCCTGGCCGTGGCGACCCTGTCGATCGTCACCGCGTTCTTCGTCTGGTGGCCGGCCGGCCTCGCCATGATCGCGGTCGCCGTCCTGATCTTCATCACCATGAACAAGCCGATCCAGCGCATCTCCGCCATCCGGATCGCCGAGGAGGAGGCCTGGTCCGACCTGGCCGCGGTGATGGAGGAGGCGATCCACGGGCAGGACGACGTGCGCACCAGCCTCGCCGCGCCGTACGTGCTGCGCCTGTACGCCGACCGGGCCCGCGAGGTGCTCTCCCGTGGCCGCCGCGTCTGGCGCACCTCGTCCCGGGTCACCATGGGCGCCGGCACCATCACCCGCACGCTGATCGCCTCGCTCGTCGTGGTCGGCGCCTGGGCGCTGGCCACCGGGCACATCGACGGCGCCCGGCTGACCGGCGTGTGGCTGCTCGCCCTGGGCTTCGGCGGCACCCTGGAACAGATCACCCGGATGGTGCCCGAGCTGCAGAACGCGCTCGGCGCCTGGGGCCGGGTGCAGATGCTGCGCGCCGTGCCGCAGGAGCCGTCCGGTGGCCGGGCGCCCGCCGACGGCGACCTGATCGTGCGTGACCTGACCTTCCGCTACGGCGAGGCGGACAGCGGCCGCCCGCCGGCGCTGCGCGGCGTCACCCTCACCTTCGCCCGCGGCCGGTCGTACACGTTGATCGGCCGCACCGGATCCGGCAAGTCCACCCTGGCCAAGGTGCTGACCCGGGCCGTCGACGTGCCGCCCGGCACGGTCTTCCTCGGCGGCGTCGACCTGAACGACCTCGACGTCGAAGGCCTGCGCCGGTGGACCGCGATCGTCCCGCAACGCACCGAGATCCTGGCCGGCACCCTGGCCGAGAACATCGCGCTCTTCGACGAGGACCTACTGCCCCGGGCCGGCGCGGCCCTCGACGAACTCGGTTTGAGCAGCTGGGTCGCCGGGCTGCCGGACGGCATCGGCACCCGGCTCGGCGAGGGCGGCTACAAGCTGTCCGCCGGGCAGGAGCAACTGGTGGCGTTCGCCCGGATCCTGGTCCGCGACCCGCAGGTGGTGATCCTCGACGAGGCCACCGCCCGGATGGACCCGGTCACCGAGTCGTGGGTGCAGCAGGCCACCGACCGGCTGCTGCGCGGCCGGATCGGGGTGATCGTCGCGCACCGGCTCTCCTCGGTGCAACGCTGCGACGAGGTGGTGGTGCTCGCCGACGGCGAAGTGCTCGAAGCCGGCCCGTTGCGCGAATCGCGTCGCTTCGCCGAGCTCATGGCCAGCAGCAACCTGACCGTGCCGGCGCCGGCCCGAGACCGGTCCGGCGGCGTGCTCGTCGAGGAACGCCATGACTGGGACGCCGCTGTCCGGCTCGAACTCGGCCCGGACGCGCTCAGCAACCCGCTGCCGACCGTCGAGCCGCCTCCGCTGCCCACCCCGCCGCGAACCCGGACGATGCGGGAGATCGTCCGGCTCGCCACCAACGACGCGCGGTACGGGCTGGGCGCGGTCTCGCTCTTCGTCTTCCTCGTGGTCTTCGGGCTCGACGGCGCGGTCCTGCCGGTGCTGTGGTCCCGGGTGGTCGACGGGGTCGGCAACCCGATGCTGCCCGCCGTCGGGATCGCCGCCTGCCTGATCGCGCTGATCCCGACCCTCTACTTCACCGGGGCCTGGTTCCCGGAATGGTGGGTGCGGCAGATGCTGCGGATCAGCCTGCGCCTGGTGCACGGGCAGATCGGGCCGCGCCGGGTCAGCAAGCACACCCCGGCCGAGGTGGTCGCCCAGGGCGGCGACACCGAGCGGGTGGTGATGCTGGCCGACAATCTGATCGACAACGGGGTGGCGCTCGTCGTCGTGGTCGCCATGACCCTGACCTCGCGCTCGCCGGTGCCGGCCCTGTTCTTCGTCGGCACCATGCTGCTGTCCGGCCTGGCCGCCACCCTGTTCGGGCCGCGCCTGGAACAGGCGGCCCGGCGCACCGTGGGGGCCCGCGCCGCGTTCGCGACCGCGCTGGTGTCCGCACTGTCCGCGGCACGCACGGTGAAACTGGCCGGCGCGACCGAACCGGTGCTCGCCCACCTGGCCAAACTTGACGCCCGGCGCAGCGAACTGCAGTGGCGGGAGATCGCGATCCAGGTGTGGGCGCGGTCCACCCCGTCGATCGCCAGCGGCCTGCTGCCGATCGGCGTCTGGTCGCTGTACCTCACCGACCGGCTCAGCGCCGCGGCCACCCTGGTCGCGGTCGCCACCCTCGGCTCGGCCCGCTGGTTCGCGTGGACCACGGCGTCGCTGGTGTCACACTTCCCGTCGGCCCGGGTGTGGACGGCGCGGACCGTCGCGATGACCGGCTCCGCCGAATACACCGCCGAGATCCCGGGCGTCGACATCTCCGCCGGCACCGCGCCGGCACCGGCGGCCGCGGCGCGCAACCCGCTGCGCACCCTGCAGCTGCGCGGCTTCAGCGCCGTCCACGAAAACGGCGCCCAAGGCGTACGCGACATCGACCTGACCGTCGACCGCGGCGACCTGGTGCTGGTCGTCGGCCCGGTCGGATCGGGCAAGTCGTCCCTGCTGCGGGCCCTCGCCGGGATCGTGCACCACACCGGCGACCTGTGCTGGAACGGCGAACCGGTGAACGAGCCGGAACTCTTCCTGCGACCCAACCAGGTGGGGTACGTCGCGCAGCTCCCCCGGGTGCTTTCCGGCACCGTGGCCGACAACATCCGCCTCGGCCACGAGGTGGACGCCGAGGACGCCGTGACCGTGGCGCAGCTGCGGCACGACCTGTCCGCGGCCGGCGGTGGGCTGCAGCTGCTGATCGGCCACAAGGGAACCCGGCTCTCCGGCGGTCAGCTCCAGCGCCTCGCCCTGGCCCGCGCGCTGGCGCCGCGGACCGAGCTGCTGATCGCCGACGACGTGTCGTCGGCCCTGGACGTGACGACGGAGCTGGAACTGTGGCGGGCGCTGCGGTCGCATGGGGTGACGGTGGTGGGCTCGACGTCCAAGCGGGCCGCGCTGGCGCAGGCGGATCGGGTGGTGGTGCTGATCGGGGGGAAGGCCGAGGATCAGGGGACGTGGGCCGAGCTGGAGGACCGGTGGGGTCACCTGGCCGGCTGA
- a CDS encoding STAS domain-containing protein, whose product MGEAVITTRRQADGALVVEVRGSLDAATVDGLRATLVDTVLRDRPAVVVVDLTYVTFMDSVGLGALVAGERTVRDIGGRFRLRNPSEFVHRQLRVTGLAELLGVSFGF is encoded by the coding sequence ATGGGTGAGGCCGTGATCACCACGCGGCGGCAGGCCGACGGCGCCCTGGTCGTCGAGGTGCGCGGCAGCCTGGACGCGGCGACCGTCGACGGGCTGCGTGCCACCCTCGTCGACACCGTGCTGCGCGACCGTCCGGCCGTCGTCGTCGTCGATCTGACCTATGTGACCTTCATGGACTCGGTCGGCCTCGGCGCCCTGGTCGCCGGCGAGCGGACGGTCCGCGACATCGGCGGCCGGTTCCGGCTGCGCAACCCCAGCGAGTTCGTGCATCGCCAGCTCCGGGTCACCGGCCTGGCCGAGTTGCTCGGCGTCAGCTTCGGTTTCTGA
- a CDS encoding metallophosphoesterase, translating into MSVEEAAVAARPRRRRAGARFGVILVAVLALLFGVPWATLLWSGNAWPAPVRIAGTVVFVLVAAAFPVLMFRGHGRRDDRSSRIADTTLGVVWVLFTWSVLGQLLGLVLALAGVADPIRSRLVTGLVLAISAVLLLWGHREAMRVSRVRAVDVTISRLGRGLDGLRVVLITDTHYGPIDRSRWSRGVIDVVNSLRPDIVAHTGDIADGEVPQRLAQAAPLGDVRASMARVYVTGNHEYMSGAAGWVEYMSSLGWDALHNRHLVVTRGGDSLVVAGVDDRTAAGSGVPGHHADHEAALAGADPTLPVLLLAHQPQQIDGAVAHGIDLQLSGHTHGGQMWPFHYLVRIDQPVLQGLSRHGDRTQLYTSRGTGFWGPPFRIFAPSEITVLTLRSAE; encoded by the coding sequence ATGTCAGTGGAAGAGGCGGCGGTCGCGGCGCGGCCGCGACGCCGGCGGGCGGGCGCCCGGTTCGGTGTCATTCTGGTCGCGGTGCTCGCGCTGCTCTTCGGCGTGCCGTGGGCCACGCTGCTCTGGTCGGGCAACGCTTGGCCGGCCCCGGTCCGGATCGCCGGCACGGTGGTGTTCGTGCTGGTGGCGGCGGCTTTCCCGGTCCTGATGTTCCGCGGTCACGGCCGCCGTGACGACCGCAGCTCGCGGATCGCCGACACCACCCTGGGCGTGGTCTGGGTGCTGTTCACCTGGTCGGTGCTCGGCCAGCTGCTCGGCCTGGTGCTGGCCCTCGCCGGGGTCGCCGACCCGATCCGTTCCCGGCTGGTCACCGGGCTGGTCCTGGCGATCTCCGCGGTCCTGCTGCTCTGGGGCCACCGCGAGGCGATGCGGGTCTCCCGGGTCCGCGCGGTCGACGTCACCATCTCCCGGCTCGGCCGCGGGCTGGACGGGCTGCGGGTGGTGCTGATCACCGACACCCACTACGGCCCGATCGACCGGTCCCGCTGGTCGCGCGGGGTGATCGACGTGGTCAACTCGCTGCGACCGGACATCGTGGCGCACACCGGCGACATCGCCGACGGCGAGGTCCCGCAGCGGCTCGCCCAGGCCGCCCCGCTCGGCGACGTCCGGGCATCGATGGCCCGGGTCTACGTCACCGGCAACCACGAGTACATGTCCGGCGCCGCCGGCTGGGTCGAGTACATGTCGTCGCTGGGCTGGGACGCCCTGCACAACCGCCACCTGGTCGTCACCCGCGGCGGCGACTCGCTGGTCGTGGCGGGCGTCGACGACCGCACCGCGGCCGGCTCCGGCGTCCCCGGGCACCACGCCGACCACGAGGCCGCCCTGGCCGGCGCCGACCCGACCCTGCCCGTCCTGCTGCTGGCCCACCAGCCGCAGCAGATCGACGGCGCTGTGGCGCACGGCATCGACCTGCAGCTGTCCGGGCACACCCACGGCGGGCAGATGTGGCCGTTCCACTACCTGGTCCGCATCGACCAGCCGGTCCTGCAGGGACTGTCCCGGCACGGCGACCGCACCCAGCTCTACACCAGCCGGGGCACCGGTTTCTGGGGCCCGCCGTTCCGGATCTTCGCGCCCAGCGAGATCACGGTGCTCACCCTGCGCTCGGCGGAGTGA
- a CDS encoding nucleoside/nucleotide kinase family protein has product MESTFPELVDRARGLVAGGRRAVLGITGPPGAGKTTLAESLLAALGPGDEVAHVPMDGFHLADVELERLGRRDRKGAPDTFDGWGYASVLRRILADQDEMVYAPGFERVLEQPIAGTIGVSRAARLVITEGNYLLLEDGRWAGLSGVFSEVWYADLEPAERLRRLVARHVRFGKSPEDALTWATGTDERNAELIATTRDRADLVVPSALLRTLGRVS; this is encoded by the coding sequence ATGGAGAGCACGTTTCCGGAGTTGGTGGATCGGGCCCGCGGGCTGGTGGCCGGCGGGCGGCGCGCGGTGCTGGGGATCACCGGGCCGCCGGGCGCCGGGAAGACCACCCTGGCCGAGTCGCTGCTGGCGGCGCTGGGCCCGGGTGACGAGGTGGCGCACGTGCCGATGGACGGGTTCCACCTGGCCGACGTGGAGCTGGAGCGGCTGGGCAGGCGCGATCGCAAGGGCGCGCCGGACACCTTCGACGGCTGGGGATACGCGTCGGTGCTGCGGCGGATTCTCGCCGATCAGGACGAGATGGTGTACGCGCCGGGATTCGAACGGGTCCTGGAACAGCCCATCGCGGGGACGATCGGGGTGTCCCGCGCCGCCCGGCTGGTCATCACCGAGGGAAACTACCTGCTGCTCGAGGACGGCCGGTGGGCGGGACTGTCCGGAGTGTTCAGCGAAGTCTGGTATGCCGATCTGGAGCCGGCCGAACGGCTGCGTCGCCTGGTGGCCCGGCACGTTCGGTTCGGCAAGTCGCCGGAGGACGCGCTGACCTGGGCGACCGGGACCGACGAGCGCAACGCCGAGCTGATCGCCACCACCCGGGACCGGGCCGATCTCGTGGTGCCGTCCGCGCTGCTGAGAACGCTGGGGAGAGTGTCGTAG
- a CDS encoding amino acid permease: MARPGLFAIRDVGSLVQDTAEEGTELKKAVGVTQLTAMGVGAIIGTGIFVVIGKGSGIAGPAVVLSFVLAAVACVFSALSYAELASSIPVSGSAYTYTYATMGELVAWIIGWDLILEYGVSVAGIAIGWGGNLNAFLDAAFGVSLPDTIAKSPGEGGVVNLPAVFVVLAITLLLVRGVTESARANLVMVVVKLVVLIFFLVVAFANFSTRHFHPFAPHGTHGVTAAAAIIFFAYIGFDAVSTGSEEARNPSRDLPWAIIGSLAICTVFYVLTAIGALGIASPDQMKDSDAPLAAALDQGAGMSWAAGILALGAVVAITSVVLVIFFGQTRIFFAMCRDGLLPRRMATVHPRFGTPARITVTLGVLIAILAALVPLGTIVELVNIGTLFAFVLVNIGVIVLRRTRPEMPRPYRVPWSPVLPLIGVAFAVYLMSDLPGATWLRFGVWLVAGLIIYGLYGYRHSRVRLERAD; the protein is encoded by the coding sequence ATGGCCAGACCAGGGTTGTTCGCGATCCGCGACGTCGGATCGCTGGTGCAGGACACCGCCGAGGAGGGCACCGAGCTCAAGAAGGCGGTCGGGGTCACCCAGCTGACCGCGATGGGCGTCGGCGCGATCATCGGCACCGGCATCTTCGTGGTGATCGGCAAGGGCTCGGGCATCGCCGGCCCGGCCGTCGTACTGTCCTTCGTGCTCGCTGCGGTGGCCTGCGTGTTCTCCGCGCTGTCGTACGCCGAGCTGGCGTCCTCGATCCCGGTCTCGGGCAGCGCGTACACCTACACCTACGCCACCATGGGCGAGCTCGTCGCCTGGATCATCGGCTGGGACCTGATCCTGGAGTACGGCGTCTCGGTGGCCGGCATCGCGATCGGCTGGGGCGGCAACCTCAACGCGTTCCTGGACGCCGCGTTCGGGGTCAGCCTGCCGGACACGATCGCCAAGTCCCCCGGCGAGGGCGGGGTGGTCAACCTGCCGGCCGTCTTCGTCGTGCTGGCGATCACCCTCCTGCTGGTGCGCGGCGTGACCGAGAGCGCCCGGGCCAACCTGGTCATGGTGGTGGTCAAGCTGGTGGTGCTGATCTTCTTCCTGGTGGTGGCGTTCGCCAACTTCAGCACGCGGCACTTCCACCCGTTCGCCCCGCACGGCACGCACGGGGTGACCGCGGCCGCGGCGATCATCTTCTTCGCCTACATCGGCTTCGACGCCGTCTCCACCGGCAGCGAGGAGGCCCGTAACCCGTCGCGCGACCTGCCCTGGGCGATCATCGGCTCGCTCGCCATCTGCACGGTCTTCTACGTGCTCACCGCGATCGGGGCGCTCGGCATCGCCAGCCCGGACCAGATGAAGGACAGCGACGCCCCGCTCGCGGCCGCCCTCGACCAGGGCGCCGGGATGAGCTGGGCGGCCGGGATCCTGGCACTGGGCGCGGTGGTCGCGATCACCAGCGTGGTGCTGGTGATCTTCTTCGGCCAGACCCGGATCTTCTTCGCCATGTGCCGCGACGGCCTGCTGCCGCGCCGGATGGCCACCGTCCACCCGCGGTTCGGCACCCCGGCCCGGATCACCGTCACGCTCGGCGTGCTGATCGCGATCCTGGCCGCGCTGGTCCCGCTGGGCACCATCGTGGAACTGGTCAACATCGGCACCCTGTTCGCCTTCGTGCTGGTCAACATCGGGGTGATCGTGCTGCGCCGGACCCGCCCGGAGATGCCCCGGCCGTACCGGGTGCCGTGGTCGCCGGTGCTGCCCCTGATCGGTGTCGCGTTCGCCGTCTACCTGATGAGCGACCTGCCCGGGGCCACCTGGCTGCGGTTCGGCGTCTGGCTGGTGGCCGGTCTGATCATCTACGGGCTGTACGGCTACCGGCACTCCCGGGTACGTCTGGAGCGGGCGGACTAG
- a CDS encoding serine/threonine-protein kinase codes for MRTLGGRYRLEHRIGLGGMSEVWRGHDQVLDRPVAIKIMAPAVEGTLGQTGVDLIRAEARSAARLAHPNVAGVHDFGTSPAPGRRDVPYIVMELVEGQTLSQHLAGGRLDWRIGVRICAEVAAALAAAHAEQVVHRDIKPANVMLTPSGAKVLDFGIAAAVGAPEPDTGGMVMGTPAYVAPERFDGMPATPASDMFGLGSLLYHCLAGRVPWTTRSPTELIRAQRYHDPEPLPSLDGLPPEVLDLCFRCLRRDPAERPTALVAALLLAEAVDARVYVPMMEMKPVVPAWDRTAAEAATYAGPQEQAATYGGLQQQAATYAGPQEHAGRHRLD; via the coding sequence GTGCGCACGCTGGGCGGCCGGTATCGGCTGGAGCACCGGATCGGGCTGGGCGGCATGTCCGAAGTGTGGCGTGGCCACGACCAGGTGCTGGACCGCCCGGTCGCGATCAAGATCATGGCACCCGCGGTGGAGGGCACGCTCGGTCAGACCGGTGTCGACCTGATCCGGGCCGAGGCCCGCTCGGCGGCCCGGCTGGCCCACCCGAACGTGGCCGGCGTGCACGATTTCGGCACCTCGCCGGCACCCGGTCGGCGCGACGTCCCGTACATCGTGATGGAGCTGGTCGAGGGGCAGACGCTCAGCCAGCACCTGGCCGGCGGCCGGCTCGACTGGCGGATCGGGGTGCGGATCTGCGCCGAGGTGGCCGCCGCCCTGGCCGCCGCGCACGCCGAGCAGGTGGTGCACCGCGACATCAAGCCGGCCAACGTGATGCTCACCCCGAGCGGCGCCAAGGTGCTCGACTTCGGCATCGCGGCGGCGGTCGGCGCACCCGAGCCGGACACCGGCGGGATGGTGATGGGCACCCCGGCCTACGTCGCCCCGGAACGCTTCGACGGGATGCCGGCCACCCCGGCCTCGGACATGTTCGGCCTGGGCTCGCTGCTCTACCACTGCCTGGCCGGCCGGGTGCCGTGGACCACCCGCTCGCCCACCGAGCTGATCCGCGCCCAGCGCTACCACGACCCGGAGCCGCTGCCGAGCCTGGACGGACTGCCGCCCGAGGTTCTCGACCTGTGTTTCCGCTGCCTGCGCCGGGACCCGGCGGAGCGGCCGACCGCACTGGTCGCGGCGCTGCTGCTGGCCGAGGCGGTGGACGCCCGGGTGTACGTGCCGATGATGGAGATGAAACCGGTGGTGCCGGCCTGGGACCGGACCGCCGCCGAGGCCGCGACGTATGCCGGCCCGCAGGAGCAGGCCGCGACGTATGGCGGCCTCCAGCAGCAGGCCGCGACGTATGCCGGCCCGCAGGAGCACGCGGGCCGGCACCGCCTCGACTAG